A stretch of the Erpetoichthys calabaricus chromosome 3, fErpCal1.3, whole genome shotgun sequence genome encodes the following:
- the LOC127526997 gene encoding epididymal sperm-binding protein 1-like, translating into MVNNGAARRMWNLNLSILLLLNAFSTLEGAPVVTEKPKASTCVFPFIYKGQTYNSCTMTDYSSLWCATTSNYDKDFQWTTCSSAPVVTEKPKVSTCVFPFIYKGQTYNSCTMTDYSSLWCATTSNFDKDFQWTTCSSAPVVTEKPKVSTCVFPFIYKGQTYNSCTMTDYSSLWCATTSNFDKDFQWTTCSSVPLVTEKPKASSCVFPFIYKGQIYNSCTMTDYSIPWCATTSNYDKDFLWTTCSSAPVVTEKPKASSCVFPFIYKGQTYNSCTMTDYSSLWCATTSNYDKDFQWTTCSSQKK; encoded by the exons GTGCTCCGGTAGTTACTGAAAAGCCCAAAGCATCTACTTGTGTTTTCCCTTTCATCTATAAGGGACAAACTTACAACTCTTGTACCATGACAGACTATTCCTCTCTGTGGTGTGCGACAACAAGCAACTATGATAAAGACTTTCAGTGGACAACATGTTCAA GTGCTCCGGTAGTTACTGAAAAGCCCAAAGTATCTACTTGTGTTTTCCCTTTCATCTATAAGGGACAAACTTACAACTCTTGTACCATGACAGACTATTCCTCTCTGTGGTGTGCGACAACAAGCAACTTTGATAAAGACTTTCAGTGGACAACATGTTCAA GTGCTCCGGTAGTTACTGAAAAGCCCAAAGTATCTACTTGTGTTTTCCCTTTCATCTATAAGGGACAAACTTACAACTCTTGTACCATGACAGACTATTCCTCTCTGTGGTGTGCGACAACAAGCAACTTTGATAAAGACTTTCAGTGGACAACATGTTCAA GTGTTCCATTGGTTACTGAAAAGCCCAAAGCATCTTCTTGTGTTTTCCCTTTCATCTATAAGGGACAAATTTACAACTCTTGTACCATGACAGACTATTCCATTCCATGGTGTGCGACAACAAGCAACTATGATAAAGACTTTTTGTGGACAACATGTTCAA GTGCTCCGGTAGTTACTGAAAAGCCCAAAGCATCTTCTTGTGTTTTCCCTTTCATCTATAAGGGACAAACTTACAACTCTTGTACCATGACAGACTATTCCTCTCTGTGGTGTGCGACAACAAGCAACTATGATAAAGACTTTCAGTGGACAACATGTTCAA GCCAGAAGAAGTAA